The proteins below come from a single Nocardiopsis gilva YIM 90087 genomic window:
- a CDS encoding HIT family protein, whose amino-acid sequence MNVSECIVCEIVRGQAEASTVHEDETAVALMDIQPVTPGHLLVVPWEHVPGLDEIEETLGVHMWRVAHRLARALRRSGLRCAGINLFLADGEAAFQEVFHAHLHVFPRFANDNFRVDADWRVRERVELDRSAAAVRAGLATLSS is encoded by the coding sequence GTGAACGTCAGCGAATGCATTGTTTGCGAAATAGTCCGAGGTCAGGCAGAAGCCAGCACGGTGCATGAGGACGAAACGGCCGTGGCCTTAATGGATATCCAGCCTGTGACTCCCGGGCATCTCTTGGTCGTGCCTTGGGAGCACGTGCCAGGCCTGGATGAGATTGAGGAGACTCTCGGCGTCCATATGTGGAGGGTGGCCCATCGGCTTGCCCGCGCGCTTCGCCGCTCAGGCCTGCGATGTGCGGGCATCAACCTGTTTCTGGCTGACGGTGAAGCAGCCTTCCAGGAGGTCTTCCATGCGCACCTCCATGTCTTCCCACGATTTGCTAACGACAATTTCCGGGTCGATGCCGACTGGCGGGTGCGAGAACGCGTCGAGCTCGACAGAAGCGCCGCCGCTGTCCGGGCAGGCCTCGCCACGCTCTCCTCATAA